A stretch of the Capsicum annuum cultivar UCD-10X-F1 chromosome 10, UCD10Xv1.1, whole genome shotgun sequence genome encodes the following:
- the LOC107845595 gene encoding glycolate oxidase 1 isoform X2, translating to MKQLQSKSCQRWCMTTMHLELRTNGLWLRTEMPFQEFCKFRPRILIDVSNIDISTTVLGYKISMPIMVAPTAMQKMAHPDGEYATARAAAAADTIMTLSSWGTSSVEEVASTGPGVRFFQLYVYKDRNIVIQLVRRAERAGFKAIALTVDTPRLGRREADIKNRFNLPPNLSLKNFEGLDIGKLNKAEDSGLASYVAGQVDRSLSWKDVQWLKTITSLPILVKGVLTAEDARIAVQAGAAGIIVSNHGARQLDYVPATIMALEEVVKAAQGRIPVFLDGGVRRGTDVFKALALGAAGVFIGRPVIWSLAADGENGIKKVLQMMRDEFELTMALSGCRSLKEITRNHVVTDWETPRAALPQPRL from the exons ATGAAGCAATTGCAAAGCAAAAGTTGCCAAAGATGGTGTATGACTACTATGCATCTGGAGCTGAGGACCAATGGACTTTGGCTGAGAACAGAAATGCCTTTTCAAGAATTCTGTAA GTTTAGGCCTCGTATTCTTATTGATGTAAGCAATATTGACATAAGCACAACCGTGCTCGGTTACAAGATCTCAATGCCTATCATGGTTGCACCAACAGCTATGCAGAAAATGGCTCATCCTGATG GTGAGTATGCTACAGCGAGAGCAGCCGCAGCAGCAGACACGATTATG ACACTGTCATCTTGGGGGACTTCTAGTGTCGAGGAGGTTGCTTCAACAGGACCTGGTGTCCGTTTTTTCCAGCTCTAT GTCTATAAGGACAGAAACATTGTTATTCAGTTAGTGCGAAGAGCTGAAAGGGCCGGTTTCAAGGCTATAGCTCTTACGGTTGATACACCAAGATTGGGACGTAGAGAAGCTGATATTAAGAACAG ATTTAATTTGCCACCGAATTTGTCACTGAAGAACTTTGAAGGACTGGACATTGGAAAGTTGAACAAA GCTGAGGACTCCGGATTGGCTTCATATGTCGCTGGTCAAGTTGATCGCTCATTGAGCTGGAAG GATGTTCAGTGGCTAAAGACAATTACTTCACTACCAATCTTGGTAAAGGGTGTACTTACAGCTGAGGATG CTAGGATTGCAGTTCAGGCTGGAGCAGCTGGTATCATTGTATCGAACCACGGTGCTCGCCAACTTGACTATGTCCCTGCAACAATTATGGCTCTTGAAGAG GTTGTGAAAGCTGCACAAGGCCGTATCCCCGTGTTCCTGGATGGAGGTGTTCGTCGTGGAACTGATGTCTTTAAGGCTCTGGCACTTGGTGCCGCAGGCGTGTTT ATTGGGCGGCCAGTCATTTGGTCATTGGCTGCTGATGGAGAAAACGGTATCAAGAAAGTACTGCAGATGATGCGCGATGAGTTTGAGCTAACAATGGCATTGAGTGGCTGTCGTTCGCTGAAGGAGATCACACGTAACCATGTTGTGACCGATTGGGAGACTCCGCGGGCTGCTCTTCCTCAGCCAAGGCTATAA
- the LOC107845595 gene encoding glycolate oxidase isoform X1, giving the protein MGEITNVMEYEAIAKQKLPKMVYDYYASGAEDQWTLAENRNAFSRILFRPRILIDVSNIDISTTVLGYKISMPIMVAPTAMQKMAHPDGEYATARAAAAADTIMTLSSWGTSSVEEVASTGPGVRFFQLYVYKDRNIVIQLVRRAERAGFKAIALTVDTPRLGRREADIKNRFNLPPNLSLKNFEGLDIGKLNKAEDSGLASYVAGQVDRSLSWKDVQWLKTITSLPILVKGVLTAEDARIAVQAGAAGIIVSNHGARQLDYVPATIMALEEVVKAAQGRIPVFLDGGVRRGTDVFKALALGAAGVFIGRPVIWSLAADGENGIKKVLQMMRDEFELTMALSGCRSLKEITRNHVVTDWETPRAALPQPRL; this is encoded by the exons atgGGAGAGATTACCAATGTGATGGAGTATGAAGCAATTGCAAAGCAAAAGTTGCCAAAGATGGTGTATGACTACTATGCATCTGGAGCTGAGGACCAATGGACTTTGGCTGAGAACAGAAATGCCTTTTCAAGAATTCT GTTTAGGCCTCGTATTCTTATTGATGTAAGCAATATTGACATAAGCACAACCGTGCTCGGTTACAAGATCTCAATGCCTATCATGGTTGCACCAACAGCTATGCAGAAAATGGCTCATCCTGATG GTGAGTATGCTACAGCGAGAGCAGCCGCAGCAGCAGACACGATTATG ACACTGTCATCTTGGGGGACTTCTAGTGTCGAGGAGGTTGCTTCAACAGGACCTGGTGTCCGTTTTTTCCAGCTCTAT GTCTATAAGGACAGAAACATTGTTATTCAGTTAGTGCGAAGAGCTGAAAGGGCCGGTTTCAAGGCTATAGCTCTTACGGTTGATACACCAAGATTGGGACGTAGAGAAGCTGATATTAAGAACAG ATTTAATTTGCCACCGAATTTGTCACTGAAGAACTTTGAAGGACTGGACATTGGAAAGTTGAACAAA GCTGAGGACTCCGGATTGGCTTCATATGTCGCTGGTCAAGTTGATCGCTCATTGAGCTGGAAG GATGTTCAGTGGCTAAAGACAATTACTTCACTACCAATCTTGGTAAAGGGTGTACTTACAGCTGAGGATG CTAGGATTGCAGTTCAGGCTGGAGCAGCTGGTATCATTGTATCGAACCACGGTGCTCGCCAACTTGACTATGTCCCTGCAACAATTATGGCTCTTGAAGAG GTTGTGAAAGCTGCACAAGGCCGTATCCCCGTGTTCCTGGATGGAGGTGTTCGTCGTGGAACTGATGTCTTTAAGGCTCTGGCACTTGGTGCCGCAGGCGTGTTT ATTGGGCGGCCAGTCATTTGGTCATTGGCTGCTGATGGAGAAAACGGTATCAAGAAAGTACTGCAGATGATGCGCGATGAGTTTGAGCTAACAATGGCATTGAGTGGCTGTCGTTCGCTGAAGGAGATCACACGTAACCATGTTGTGACCGATTGGGAGACTCCGCGGGCTGCTCTTCCTCAGCCAAGGCTATAA